The proteins below come from a single Vicia villosa cultivar HV-30 ecotype Madison, WI unplaced genomic scaffold, Vvil1.0 ctg.000222F_1_1, whole genome shotgun sequence genomic window:
- the LOC131625566 gene encoding uncharacterized protein LOC131625566, with amino-acid sequence MKGKDVMECEAGTSWSWVIKHILKQKDLAIQHHSVWTKAEQRRNFSMRNMYIAMLQEDQDVVWKGLVQGNHARPRAVLMLWMLCHGKIATKDRLCRFGIITDRLCSMCKTDDETINHVFFECRITNQIWKDVMDWLQINRQPRGWTEEVNWMIESTKKKGWRAYLLKIACVESVYGIWHHRNENVFDRNNSISITQDIIDKITYMGWMNQKYRKHVAVLMT; translated from the coding sequence ATGAAAGGGAAGGATGTTATGGAGTGTGAGGCTGGTACCAGTTGGTCATGGGTGATCAAACATATCCTGAAGCAAAAGGACCTTGCTATCCAACATCACTCTGTCTGGACTAAAGCTGAACAAAGGAGGAATTTCAGTATGAGAAATATGTATATTGCCATGCTGCAAGAGGACCAGGATGTTGTGTGGAAGGGCCTTGTCCAAGGGAACCATGCTAGACCTAGAGCTGTTTTGATGTTATGGATGTTGTGCCATGGCAAGATTGCAACAAAGGATCGGTTGTGTCGGTTTGGTATCATTACTGACAGACTTTGCAGCATGTGTAAAACTGATGATGAGACCATTAATCACGTGTTTTTTGAGTGTAGgattaccaaccaaatctggaaAGACGTGATGGATTGGCTGCAAATTAATCGACAACCAAGGGGTTGGACTGAGGAAGTAAACTGGATGATCGAAAGTACGAAAAAGAAGGGCTGGAGAGCATACTTATTGAAGATAGCCTGTGTAGAAAGTGTTTATGGTATATGGCACCATAGGAACGAGAATGTGTTTGATAGAAACAATTCGATTAGTATTACACAGGATATAATAGATAAAATTACTTATATGGGGTGGATGAATCAGAAGTATAGGAAACATGTAGCGGTTTTGATGACCTAG
- the LOC131625584 gene encoding amino acid transporter AVT6A-like produces MTIGSDRKKKAIVEENAPLLPKTQESDVGLDEFNGASFSSAVFNLSTTIVGAGIMSLPACVKKLGIVPGLIAIILSSLFTEKSVDFMIRFSRAGNISSYGSLMGDSFGKYGRALVQICITVNNIGVLIVYMIIIGDIISGTSSSGVHHYGILEGWFGVHWCTGRTFVLLFTTLVVIVPLTSFKRIDSLRYTSALSVGLAGVYLVIVVGISIFKIISGGMVIPRLFPIITDASSVFELFTTFPVLISAYICHTVVHSINNELKDSKQMRGVVKTSFVLCCLVYLFTSFFGFFLFGEETLDDVLANFDTDLDIPFGFILNDIVRVSYAVHIVLIIPVLFYAVRINFDGLLFSSSSTRSLNVDNFRFFSITFSLVAIIFLGANFIPSIWDIFQFIGATTAICIAFIFPVAITLRDKHNIATKTDKTLSVFMIVISVTSSAVAIYSNVYALINKK; encoded by the exons atgACTATTGGAAGTGATAGGAAGAAGAAGGCAATTGTTGAAGAGAACGCACCTTTGTTACCCAAGACTCAAGAAAGTGATGTTGGGCTTGATGAATTTAACGGAGCTTCATTTTCTAGTGCTGTTTTCAATTTGTCAACCACAATTGTTGGTGCTGGAATCATGAGTTTACCTGCCTGTGTTAAAAAATTGGGGATAGTCCCTGGTCTTATTGCCATAATCCTATCATCATTATTCACAGAAAAATCAGTTGATTTCATGATCAGATTTTCAAGAGCAGGCAATATTTCTTCCTATGGAAGTCTCATGGGTGATAGCTTTGGAAAATATGGGAGAGCTTTGGTCCAGATATGTATTACAGTCAATAATATTGGTGTTTTGATTGTTTACATGATTATTATTG gTGATATAATTTCTGGAACATCTTCAAGTGGAGTACACCATTATGGTATTCTTGAAGGATGGTTTGGAGTTCATTGGTGCACAGGGAGAACATTTGTTCTTCTTTTTACAACACTTGTTGTAATTGTACCTTTGACAAGCTTTAAAAGAATTG ATTCGTTAAGATATACATCTGCGTTATCGGTTGGACTAGCAGGAGTTTATCTTGTTATTGTTGTAGGAATCTCAATTTTCAAAATCATAAGTGGAGGCATGGTGATTCCAAGACTCTTCCCAATCATTACTGATGCATCATCAGTTTTCGAATTGTTCACTACTTTTCCTGTACTTATAAGCGCCTATATTTGTCACACCGTTG TTCACAGCATAAATAATGAACTAAAGGATTCGAAACAGATGAGAGGGGTTGTGAAGACTTCTTTTGTTCTATGTTGCTTAGTGTACTTATTCACAAGCTTCTTTGGATTCTTTCTATTTGGAGAAGAAACTCTTGATGATGTTCTTGCCAATTTTGATACCGATCTTGATATACCGTTCGGTTTTATTCTCAATGACATTGTTCGCGTTAGCTACGCCGTACATATTGTGTTGATAATTCCAGTACTCTTCTACGCAGTGCGGATCAACTTTGATGGactcttgttttcttcttcatcaacaagatctttgaatgttgataacTTCAGATTTTTCTCTATTACTTTTTCACTTGTTGCCATTATATTCTTGGGAGCAAATTTCATTCCtagcatttgggatattttccaATTCATTGGAGCAACTACTGCTATTTGTATAGCGTTTATATTTCCAGTTGCAATCACTCTCAG GGACAAACACAACATAGCAACTAAAACAGACAAGACTCTATCAGTCTTTATGATAGTCATTTCAGTAACGTCTAGTGCTGTGGCTATATACAGCAATGTTTATGCGTTGATCAACAAGAAATGA